One part of the Odontesthes bonariensis isolate fOdoBon6 chromosome 15, fOdoBon6.hap1, whole genome shotgun sequence genome encodes these proteins:
- the LOC142400683 gene encoding leptin receptor-like yields the protein MGVPLLDEVRMDHIWRVQKRHIKCIQDVPGIPLYTEVGSRNKSGIKLTSYRCARGSTSLESFHCHLNRFIPVKPSPPVNLSNHQTHEGELIVSWDKPSDFLSGPLRYEVRYSSNTTHSTWQMVSTFGKPKLSLDLKPNLNYTIQVRCSGLAEPPMWSEWSKPHNILLNTVSYIPETAVALPGEYVTVYCVFNDHSSNASMAMWTLNLHQPLNHSQYYPVNQWVSKITVRAPETGIYDLLTCAPELTFPYPYSKIYVEGAFIDIKCTTSGDIDAMVCKWSNKERIKLKFQSKWAVMPCKKMKERERAGENVGVMGPPCMEVRSTQKTCTIQPLNLACYKLWLEMPSALGLITSKPLFLSPLDHVKPHTPTNVRALSKSSGVMKVTWKHPPLPVQGVQCEFRYCLSSNERDEWKVQSSVRDPWGEVVIPDICQEYMVQVRCKHISGKGYWSDWSKFVKSTPLNSKAPERGPDFWRIRQDDPDRRKSNVILLFEDFRVSGDSYCVDGFIILRQALNGSVKKIKTDLVSSYSFEWDQDFQTVTVEAFNSIGSSINNINMTLEKQPKRPCMHWFHVLAINSTCVSLSWSLLDSSSIPLFMVVQWSSQRQQGPEDPGLSEQKWVRLPYTDRPVYLQGDFYGYEDFVFYLYPVFADGEGEPMSTSATRRDPEAYIIPLFIFILCGVLFFSLVIMQKKMKKLVLKNVPNPKKCSWAEGLNFKKVDTFEHSFQPLKGLQALPLLLPSEKISKIIIVDKTQTEDLMESGRLLSKTPSIAINLDALITSTPNINEIQPVDPIVDLHQSGTDTSTQSSVTYSKVLLSDPKQDQQPIHLHYKDDSGGYSNDEENLSANNLDISVSFSSGVRGPDSCYSVEIDKSRRSCSYNSAEDISETSEEEVKGDVKQEKDLYYPAMEYPAENEEGEEEEQSDHCAKSELLKNAVLNREDCSVESHLLVSPEGLSELSSELLLDSTCGLSPLYLPQYRTAPPTGILTAQT from the exons tGAAACCAAGTCCTCCAGTCAACCTTTCAAACCATCAAACCCATGAGGGAGAACTCATTGTCTCCTGGGACAAACCATCAGACTTTCTGTCTGGCCCACTGAGATATGAGGTCCGATACTCCTCCAATACTACTCATTCAACCTGGCAG ATGGTGTCTACTTTTGGAAAGCCCAAGCTGTCTCTGGATCTGAAGCCCAACCTAAACTACACCATCCAAGTTCGCTGCTCTGGCCTGGCCGAGCCTCCTATGTGGAGCGAGTGGAGCAAGCCACACAACATCCTACTGAACA CTGTGAGCTACATCCCTGAAACAGCTGTGGCACTACCAGGGGAATATGTAACAGTGTATTGTGTGTTCAACGACCACAGCAGCAACGCCAGCATGGCCATGTGGACGCTCAACCTCCACCAGCCACTTAATCACAGTCAGTACTACCCAGTCAACCAATgg GTCAGCAAGATTACAGTGCGTGCTCCAGAGACTGGAATATACGACCTGCTGACATGCGCACCGGAGTTGACCTTTCCTTATCCTTACAGCAAGATCTATGTGGAAG GGGCTTTCATTGATATAAAGTGCACAACCAGTGGGGACATCGATGCTATGGTTTGCAAGTGGAGCAACAAAGAGAGGATTAAACTCAAATTTCAATCCAA GTGGGCTGTCATGCCATGCAAGAAAATGAAGGAAAGGGAGAGAGCTGGTGAGAATGTTGGGGTGATGGGACCTCCTTGCATGGAGGTCAGATCCACTCAGAAAACCTGCACCATCCAGCCTCTGAATCTAGCCTGCTACAAACTGTGGTTGGAGATGCCATCTGCATTGGGTCTCATCACATCCAAACCTCTCTTCCTGTCACCTTTAGATCATG TGAAACCTCACACACCTACGAACGTTAGGGCGCTGAGCAAGAGCAGTGGAGTCATGAAGGTAACTTGGAAGCATCCACCTCTGCCGGTCCAGGGCGTCCAGTGTGAGTTTCGGTACTGCTTGTCATCCAATGAGAGAGATGAGTGGAAG GTCCAGAGTTCAGTGCGGGATCCTTGGGGAGAAGTTGTGATACCAGACATATGCCAGGAGTACATGGTTCAAGTACGCTGCAAGCACATCAGTGGGAAAGGCTACTGGAGTGATTGGAGTAAATTTGTAAAGTCCACACCTCTTAACAGCAAAG CTCCTGAACGTGGTCCTGATTTCTGGAGAATCCGTCAAGATGACCCAGACAGAAGAAAGTCTAATGTCATTCTGCTATTTGAG GATTTCAGAGTATCTGGTGACTCCTACTGTGTGGATGGATTTATAATCCTGCGCCAGGCCTTGAATGGATCTGTGAAGAAGATAAAGACCGATCTGGTGTCCTCCTACAGCTTTGAGTGGGATCAGGACTTCCAGACTGTGACCGTGGAGGCCTTCAATAGCATTGGCAGCTCCATTAACAACATAAACATGACGCTGGAGAAACAACCTAAAC GACCCTGTATGCATTGGTTCCATGTGTTGGCTATAAACAgcacctgtgtgtctctgtcatGGAGCTTGTTGGACAGCAGCTCTATCCCTCTGTTCATGGTGGTCCAGTGGTCCTCACAAAGGCAGCAGGGCCCTGAGGACCCTGGCCTGAGTGAACAAAAGTGGGTCAGACTGCCCTACACTGATCGCCCTGTCTATTTACAAG GAGATTTTTATGGCTATGAGGATTTTGTCTTCTACTTGTATCCCGTGTTTGCTGATGGGGAAGGAGAGCCGATGTCCACTTCAG CAACCAGACGAGACCCTGAAGCCTACATTATACCATTGTTCATCTTTATACTTTGTGGGGTCCTATTTTTCAGCCTGGTTATCATGCAAAAAAA AATGAAAAAGTTAGTGTTGAAGAATGTTCCCAATCCAAAGAAATGCTCATGGGCTGAAGGTCTTAACTTCAAAAAG GTGGACACCTTTGAGCACTCTTTCCAACCTTTGAAAGGTCTGCAAGCTTTGCCACTGCTGCTGCCCTCTGAGAAGATTTCCAAAATCATCATCGTTGATAAAACTCAGACGGAGGACCTGATGGAAAGTGGAAGACTCCTCAGTAAAACTCCCTCCATAGCCATTAATCTGGATGCATTAATTACCTCAACCCCGAATATAAATGAAATACAACCAGTTGATCCCATAGTGGACCTGCATCAAAGTGGCACTGACACTTCTACCCAGTCTTCAGTCACATATTCCAAAGTGCTTCTCTCTGATCCAAAGCAGGACCAACAGCCCATTCATCTCCATTACAAGGATGATAGTGGTGGTTACTCCAATGATGAAGAAAATTTGTCTGCCAACAACTTGGACATTTCTGTATCTTTCTCCAGTGGAGTGAGGGGGCCAGACAGTTGTTATAGTGTGGAGATAGACAAGTCAAGGCGCTCCTGCTCCTACAACTCTGCGGAGGACATTTCTGAAACATCAGAGGAAGAAGTTAAAGGAGATGTGAAGCAAGAGAAAGATTTGTATTACCCAGCAATGGAATATCCAGCAGAAaatgaggagggagaggaagaggagcagagtGATCATTGTGCAAAAAGTGAGCTTCTTAAAAATGCTGTTTTGAACAGAGAGGACTGTTCTGTGGAGTCACATCTTCTTGTCAGCCCAGAGGGCTTAAGTGAGCTGTCCAGCGAGCTGCTGTTGGATTCAACTTGTGGCTTATCCCCGCTGTACCTGCCTCAGTACAGAACTGCTCCACCCACAGGGATACTCACAGCTCAAACGTAA